The Elusimicrobiales bacterium nucleotide sequence AAAAAGTGGCAAAAGAAGATTATGGCTTTCTTCGGCATTCACCGGTACCGCGCTGACGACAAGGGGAGGCTTTCGCTTCCGCCGGATTTCCGCGCCGCGCTAAAGCGCGAAAACGGCGCGGGCTTTGTGGTAACCACCGGGCCGGAGAACTGCCTTTACCTTTTCCTGCCGTCGCAGTGGGAGGCGCTGGCCTCCGGCGGGCTGCCCGCCTCCGGCGGGGACAAGCGCGCGCTGCGCGCGTTCCGCCGCTATTTTTTCGGCAATGCGGCGCAATGCGCGCCGGACGCGATGGGCAGAATCCTGCTGGCCCCGGCGCACAGGGAGCATGCCTCAATCGGCAGGGAGGCCGTGATAGTGGGCGTGGGCGGCAAGGCCGAGATATGGGACGCCGCCCGCTGGAAAAAGTACAATAAGACCGATATCGCGCCGCGGGCGAAGGAATTCGCCAAGGTCTACGACATATGACTTCCGCCTCCCACACGCCGGTGATGCCGCAGGAAGCGCTGCATTGGCTGGCGGTAAACCCCGACGGGGTTTATTTTGACGGGACATGCGGCCTCGGCGGGCACAGCGGGCTGATTTGCGCGCGGCTCTCGCCACGGGGCAGGCTGGTGGCCGCCGACATGGACGCGCAGTCGCTGGAAATCGCGCGCGAAAATCTGGCGGAATACGCGGACAGAGTTGTTTTTGCGCACGGCAATTACGCCGGCATCGCTGATATCGCGCGCGAGCATGCCAAAGACGGTTTTGACGGCGCGCTTTTTGATTTGGGTCTCAGTTCGTGGCAGTTAAGCCAGAATCGCGGGTTCAGCTTCAGGGACGGCGGCGGGCTGGACATGCGTTACGACAGGAGGAGGGGAGTATCCGCCGCCGAGATAGTCAACACATGGCCGCAGGAACAGCTCAAAGACATGATAAAACGCCTCGGGGAGGAGCGTTTCGCGGGACAGATAGCCTCGGCCATAGTAAAAGCGCGCGCAGCCGGGCTGATAGACACGGCGGCGCGCCTGGCGCAGACGGCGGAGAAAGCCGTTCCGCGCAGAACATGGGGCGCGATACACCCCGCCACCAGAACTTTCCAGGCTCTTCGTATCACCGTAAACGGCGAGCTGGAGAATGTGGAAAAATCGCTTAAATCCCTTCCGTCCGCGCTTAAATCCGGCGGGAGGGCGGTGTACATAACTTTTCAGTCGCTTGAGGACAGATTGGTAAAACACGCTTTCAGGGATATGGCGGCGGACGGCAGTTGGAGTGTTCTTACACGAAAACCGGTCGTAGCGCAGGAGCGGGAGACGCAGGAAAACCCCCGCTCGCGCAGCGCAAAGCTGCGCGCGGCGCAAAAGATTTGATGCCGTCCGGTTCCCGCTTTCGCCGGAAACGGCGCGGGCGGAAACCGGGCGGAGAAAGGTCCGTCTTGTATATCGTTGGGCGCGTTTGAAACTGTCGCCGGGGGCTTCGGCGGCGCGGGCGGGATGTATTCCGCGCGGGCCGGCGCTAAGTCCAGCGGCGGAAGATCTGCTTCGCGGCGGAGGCGCAATGATCATGCAAGAAAGAACTGCGTTCCTATGGATGCTTTACGCGGGCCTGGTGGCGCTGGCGCTGGTCTGCGAGCGCGTGGAGGCCACCCGTTCCGGCCTTGAGATGGCGCGCCTGCAGCGCGAGATCAGGCTGAAACAGGCCGGAAACGAGCATATCCGTTTTCAGATAGACGAGCTGAAATCGCCCGCCCAACTGGAGCAGGCCGCCCGCGCGCGCGGGCTTACCGCGCCGGAGCCGGGCGCAATGACAATTCTGGGAGACATACCGCGCCCCGCCAAAACTTCCGGCTGGCTGGCGCGGCTGCCTTAGCGGTTGATGACGACTGTAAAATCCCGCATAAACCTCTGCGGATACATCTGCCTTGCCGGGGCCGCGGCCGTGCTGCTGCGGCTGTTCTACCTGCAAACCTTCCGCCACGACGAGCTTGCGCGCAAGGCCGCCCGCACCGGAGCCGCATCCGAGCGGCAGGCCGCCGCGCGCGGACGCATTCTGGACAGGGAAGGCGTCGTGCTGGCGGAATCGCTGCGCACATACTCCTGCGCCATCCTCAAAAAGCAGGCCGCAAAACGGACGGAGCTGGTGGCCGCGCTTTCCGCCGCGCTGGGCATGCCGCGCGCCGAAATTTACGACAAATGGCGCAGGGCGGAAAACTTTTTCTATGTAAAACGCAAACTGTCTCCGGCGGAGTATGAGCGCCTGAATCAGGCCTTACGCGCGAAAAAGCTGGAGGGCGTTTCCGTTGAGGTGGACTACACCCGTTTCTATCCCGGACAGGACCTGGCGCGGGACATAGTGGGCGCCGTGGACTACGAAAATGCCGGCAATTCGGGGCTTGAACGCCTCTACGAGGACATTCTGGGTGGTAAAACACCGCCCTCAAAAGCCCTGAAAAACCGCTACGGCGGCGAGGCCGCAGCGGACGCAGGCGGCACTCCCGGCGCGTCGGACATATACCTTACCCTGGACAGCAGGGCACAGTTCATCGCCGAATCCGCGCTGGACCGCGCGGTAAAAGACGCCAAAGCCGCCGGCGGCTTCGCGGTGGTGCAGGACCCGGCGTCCGGCGCGGTGCTGGCGGCGGCGTCCTCGCCGCGCGGCAGCGGGCGCAGCCTGCCTTTCCAGTGGACTTACGAGCCCGGCTCCACATTCAAGATGGTTACCATGTCCGCCGCCATAGAGAAGGGCAAGGTGAACCTCTCCGACACCATGGACTGCGGCAAGGACGGCAAGTGGCAGTTCAATTCCACGGTAACCATAAACGACGACGAGCCGGAAGGCGAGCTGTCCGTGCCGGACGTGCTTGCGCGCTCGTCCAACATCTGCTCGGCCAAGATAGCGCTGAAAACCGGGCTGGAAAATTTCTATCCCATGGTGCGGGCATACGGCTTCGGCACCAGAACCTCGCTGGACTTCCCCGGAGAATCCAAGGGAATACTGCGCCCGCCGGAAAAATGGAAGCCGCTGGACCTTGCGGTGGCGGGCTTCGGGCACGGGGTGGCGGTTACGGGGATGCAGCTTGTGTCCGCCTATTCCGCCATAGCCGCCGGCGGCGTGCTGATGGAGCCGCAGCTGGTAGACCGGATAACCGACAATGCAGGGCGCGTCGTCTATTCCGCCAGGCCGCGCGAGATACGGCGCGTAGTCTCCTCCAAAACGGCGCAGACCATGAACACGCTGCTGCGCCGCGTGGTGGAAAAGGGAACCGGCGCCAAAGCGCGGATTGCCGGCTACACCGTTGCCGGGAAAACGGGCACCGCCCGGAAACTGGACGAAAACGGCAGGTATTCAGCGTCGCGGCATGTGGCTTCTTTCTGCGGATTCGTGCCGGCTTCCGCGCCTAAATTCACGATACTGGTGGTCATAGACAATCCCGCCACGATATACGGAGCCGAGGCCGCCGCGCCGGTTTTTGCCGCGATAGCCAAGCGGCTGCTGTCCATGGCCGCAATAATGCCGGAGGAACCGCTGCCTCCGCCGCCGGCGGAAGAGCCGCGCGCGTCCGCGCCCAAACCCGCCGCACAAGACGGCGCAACCCCCGCACCGCCCGCCGCCGACAAGGCCAAGACGGCGCAGCCGAAGCCGGAAACGCCGCCCGCACCGCCGGATAAGCCGAAAACGCAGCAGGCCGCGCCGGGCCAGCCAAAACCGCCCGCCCTGCCGCCCGCCGTGAAACCGCCGCCCCATCTGCCGGCCAGGGCGCTATAGGAGACGCCATGAAACTCGCCATAACATGGAAAACCGCCGCCGAAGCGATGGGCGGCAGCCTGACCTCCCTGAACCCGGAGGAGATGCTGGATGAATTCACCACCGACAGCAGGCTGGTTAAGGAAGGCTCCGTTTTCTGGGCGCTGAGGGGCAAAAACCGCGACGCGCATGAATTTCTGGACGATATCGCCCGGAAAGGCGCGGCGGGCGCGATAATAGAGCATGGCAGGGCGAAATTATTCAGGAAGCCGCCGCGGCATCTGATTGAAACCGCCGACACTCTGAAGGCGCTTCAGCGCCTGTCCGCCTGGCACCGGCTGCGCTGGAAAATCCCGGTGGCCGCCGTAACCGGCACCAACGGCAAAAGCACCACCAAGGAGATGATAAAGGCCATTCTCTCCGTGCGCGGGCCCGCCTGCGCAAATGCCGGCAATTTCAACAACCAGTACGGCGCGCCGTTTTCGCTGCTGGAGATGGGGCCGGAGCACCGCTCCGCGGTGTTCGAGCTTGGCGCCTCCAAGCAGGGGGATATTCAGGAAATTGCGCAGCTTGTGCGGCCCGACGCCGCCGTGATAACCTGCGTGGGGCCGGCGCATCTGGAATTTTTCGGCGACCTGGAGACTGTTTACCGCACCAAGGCGGAAATAGCCGCCAGCCTGCCGCCGGGCGGCACGCTGGTCTACAATGCCGACGATCCGCTGCTGCGCCGGCTGGACAGCCAGTGGCGCGGCAGAAGAATCACCTTCGGCTTTGGCGAGGCGGACGTGCGCATAGCCGGGGAAGGCGGCTTCGCCCTCGTGCACGGCGGGCGCAGATATGAGATTCCGCTGGAACTGCTGCGCCACGACAGGCATAATGCCGCCGCGGCGGCCTCCGCCGCGCTGGCGCTGGGCTGGAACTGGGAGGAAATCGCGCAGGGGCTGGTTTCCTGGAAGCCGCTGCCCATGCGCATGCAGACGCAGACGCGCGGCAGCCTCCGGCTGATACTGGACGCCTACAACGCCAATCCCGTCTCCATGCGCGCCGCGCTGGACGCGCTGTCCGGCGGCGGCAATCCCCGCCCGCGCATAGCCGCGCTGGGCGACATGAAAGAACTGGGCGCGCATTCCGCGCGCTATCACGCGGAACTGGGGCAATGGCTGGCCGGCGCCGATATTGATAAGATATTCCTTGCCGGGCCGGAGATGAAGCATTGCGCCGACGCGCTGTCCGCCGCCGGAGCGGGCGGGAAAATGCGGCACGCGCAAACTCCGCAGGAATGGCTTGAGGAACTCCGGCAGGCGGCGGGCAACGGCGG carries:
- a CDS encoding division/cell wall cluster transcriptional repressor MraZ translates to MAFFGIHRYRADDKGRLSLPPDFRAALKRENGAGFVVTTGPENCLYLFLPSQWEALASGGLPASGGDKRALRAFRRYFFGNAAQCAPDAMGRILLAPAHREHASIGREAVIVGVGGKAEIWDAARWKKYNKTDIAPRAKEFAKVYDI
- the murF gene encoding UDP-N-acetylmuramoyl-tripeptide--D-alanyl-D-alanine ligase, with the translated sequence MKLAITWKTAAEAMGGSLTSLNPEEMLDEFTTDSRLVKEGSVFWALRGKNRDAHEFLDDIARKGAAGAIIEHGRAKLFRKPPRHLIETADTLKALQRLSAWHRLRWKIPVAAVTGTNGKSTTKEMIKAILSVRGPACANAGNFNNQYGAPFSLLEMGPEHRSAVFELGASKQGDIQEIAQLVRPDAAVITCVGPAHLEFFGDLETVYRTKAEIAASLPPGGTLVYNADDPLLRRLDSQWRGRRITFGFGEADVRIAGEGGFALVHGGRRYEIPLELLRHDRHNAAAAASAALALGWNWEEIAQGLVSWKPLPMRMQTQTRGSLRLILDAYNANPVSMRAALDALSGGGNPRPRIAALGDMKELGAHSARYHAELGQWLAGADIDKIFLAGPEMKHCADALSAAGAGGKMRHAQTPQEWLEELRQAAGNGGTVLLKASRAMKFEEIMDKL
- the rsmH gene encoding 16S rRNA (cytosine(1402)-N(4))-methyltransferase RsmH, with product MTSASHTPVMPQEALHWLAVNPDGVYFDGTCGLGGHSGLICARLSPRGRLVAADMDAQSLEIARENLAEYADRVVFAHGNYAGIADIAREHAKDGFDGALFDLGLSSWQLSQNRGFSFRDGGGLDMRYDRRRGVSAAEIVNTWPQEQLKDMIKRLGEERFAGQIASAIVKARAAGLIDTAARLAQTAEKAVPRRTWGAIHPATRTFQALRITVNGELENVEKSLKSLPSALKSGGRAVYITFQSLEDRLVKHAFRDMAADGSWSVLTRKPVVAQERETQENPRSRSAKLRAAQKI
- a CDS encoding penicillin-binding protein 2, coding for MTTVKSRINLCGYICLAGAAAVLLRLFYLQTFRHDELARKAARTGAASERQAAARGRILDREGVVLAESLRTYSCAILKKQAAKRTELVAALSAALGMPRAEIYDKWRRAENFFYVKRKLSPAEYERLNQALRAKKLEGVSVEVDYTRFYPGQDLARDIVGAVDYENAGNSGLERLYEDILGGKTPPSKALKNRYGGEAAADAGGTPGASDIYLTLDSRAQFIAESALDRAVKDAKAAGGFAVVQDPASGAVLAAASSPRGSGRSLPFQWTYEPGSTFKMVTMSAAIEKGKVNLSDTMDCGKDGKWQFNSTVTINDDEPEGELSVPDVLARSSNICSAKIALKTGLENFYPMVRAYGFGTRTSLDFPGESKGILRPPEKWKPLDLAVAGFGHGVAVTGMQLVSAYSAIAAGGVLMEPQLVDRITDNAGRVVYSARPREIRRVVSSKTAQTMNTLLRRVVEKGTGAKARIAGYTVAGKTGTARKLDENGRYSASRHVASFCGFVPASAPKFTILVVIDNPATIYGAEAAAPVFAAIAKRLLSMAAIMPEEPLPPPPAEEPRASAPKPAAQDGATPAPPAADKAKTAQPKPETPPAPPDKPKTQQAAPGQPKPPALPPAVKPPPHLPARAL